A single window of Spirochaetaceae bacterium DNA harbors:
- a CDS encoding ABC transporter substrate-binding protein produces the protein MIIKTILLSLIFIGCVANNTANPALQRNEAESTLVIGSRIGPGIFFPAYLTSTFDKAVTDLVFESLYKFNSITNSYDAVLAQALPQISEDGTSYLITLQPNITFSDGSRLTTRDVAFSYTLLADSSYTGFNRFFSEGLVGYDDYRSGYSNSFAGLNIIDDYNIEFIFTTSRLRNMAMLELPIVSAGYYHYPRGEQTILQSLFSSPLGSGRYILANYERGAAISLHKNINYWKNNEVIPNIKIVAVTASTELNLLLNGTIDMLVGVNLPAKVEQALNAPFINYSSYPRAGYNFLQFNLNDPQLQDVKVRQALNYGFNRALYQAIYLGDLAVDVPSPIDPNWLNLATNELNISNYAYNPILAAALLDEVGFTLSGDGFRYKDGQRLTVNWLAVKESIVTDIAVPIISENFRALGIDLNISFTDTHSLLAAVNGGQGGFTMASLSLFEEALPYNIVERWRSGSRQNTAGLNDAENDNLLQLFNNVQNIDELNNYFTLWLNRFNYLAPAIMLHSSLYFDLYNERINGVATTSHFTFRDNIPYLTIKEVTE, from the coding sequence GTGATAATTAAAACAATTTTATTATCTTTAATATTTATAGGTTGTGTAGCTAACAATACGGCTAACCCGGCTTTGCAGCGCAACGAAGCAGAGAGCACTTTAGTAATTGGTAGCCGCATTGGGCCCGGTATTTTTTTCCCGGCTTATCTTACCTCTACTTTTGATAAAGCGGTAACAGATTTAGTTTTTGAAAGCTTGTATAAATTTAACAGCATTACCAATAGTTACGATGCCGTGTTAGCCCAAGCTTTACCGCAAATCAGTGAAGATGGTACTAGTTATCTTATTACTTTACAACCAAATATCACCTTTAGTGATGGTAGCCGTCTTACCACCCGCGATGTAGCTTTTAGTTATACTTTATTAGCCGATAGCAGTTATACCGGGTTTAATCGTTTTTTTAGCGAAGGACTAGTGGGTTACGATGATTATCGCTCGGGCTATAGTAATAGTTTTGCCGGATTAAATATTATTGATGACTATAATATAGAGTTTATCTTTACAACCAGCCGCTTACGTAATATGGCCATGCTGGAGCTGCCTATTGTCAGCGCCGGTTATTATCATTACCCGCGCGGAGAGCAAACTATTTTACAATCTTTATTTAGTTCACCGTTAGGCAGCGGCCGTTATATCTTGGCCAACTACGAGCGCGGAGCAGCTATTTCTTTGCATAAAAATATTAATTATTGGAAAAATAATGAAGTAATCCCTAACATTAAAATAGTTGCGGTAACGGCTAGTACCGAACTAAATTTGCTGTTAAATGGTACTATCGATATGTTAGTGGGGGTTAATTTACCGGCTAAAGTAGAGCAAGCTTTAAATGCACCGTTCATTAATTATAGCTCTTATCCGCGAGCCGGTTACAATTTTTTACAATTTAACTTAAATGACCCGCAACTGCAAGATGTTAAGGTGCGGCAAGCCTTAAATTATGGCTTTAACCGAGCGCTTTACCAAGCTATTTATTTAGGCGATTTAGCGGTAGATGTGCCCAGTCCGATAGACCCTAATTGGCTTAATCTTGCCACGAATGAGCTAAATATTAGTAATTATGCTTATAACCCGATTTTAGCGGCGGCTTTGCTTGATGAAGTCGGTTTTACTTTAAGCGGCGATGGTTTTAGGTATAAAGATGGGCAGCGGCTAACGGTTAATTGGCTGGCGGTAAAAGAGAGCATTGTAACCGATATAGCCGTACCTATTATCAGTGAGAATTTTAGAGCTTTAGGGATTGATTTAAATATTAGTTTTACCGACACGCACTCTTTATTGGCGGCCGTTAATGGCGGACAGGGTGGTTTTACAATGGCTAGCTTATCGCTGTTTGAGGAGGCTTTACCTTATAACATTGTAGAGCGTTGGCGTAGCGGCAGCCGGCAAAATACCGCCGGCTTAAACGATGCCGAGAATGATAATTTACTGCAATTATTTAATAATGTCCAAAATATTGATGAACTTAATAATTATTTTACTTTATGGCTTAATCGTTTTAATTATTTAGCTCCAGCTATTATGCTGCATAGCAGCCTTTATTTTGATTTATATAACGAAAGGATAAACGGAGTGGCCACCACCAGCCACTTTACCTTTAGGGATAATATCCCTTATTTAACTATTAAAGAGGTAACGGAATGA
- the kduI gene encoding 5-dehydro-4-deoxy-D-glucuronate isomerase translates to MRILRDVHPDHYKKMDNSELREKFLIQDLFNVGKLDLVYLQADRMIVGSAIPTGSPLKLEGGKEIASDYFLERRELGIINIGNTGTVTADGIDYKLECKEALYLGRGVKEISFKSADSNKPAHFYLNSAPAHTGYPSKHITFDIAKKVEAGTAEEGNVRVINQLIHPAILETCQLLMGLTELAPGSMWNTMPTHTHDRRMEAYLYFNIDNEKQVVFHMMGEPHELKQIVVRDRQVVFSPSWSIHSGVGTRNYSFIWGMVGENQVFTDMDHLSFDKLG, encoded by the coding sequence ATGCGTATATTACGTGATGTTCACCCCGACCATTACAAAAAAATGGACAACAGTGAGCTAAGAGAAAAATTTTTAATACAAGATTTATTTAATGTAGGTAAGCTCGATTTGGTTTATTTACAGGCTGACCGTATGATTGTAGGCAGCGCTATCCCTACCGGCAGCCCTTTAAAGCTGGAAGGCGGTAAAGAAATTGCCAGCGATTACTTTTTGGAGCGGCGCGAGCTGGGTATTATTAATATTGGTAACACCGGCACGGTAACCGCCGATGGCATCGATTATAAGTTAGAATGCAAAGAAGCTTTATATTTAGGGCGCGGCGTAAAAGAAATAAGCTTTAAAAGCGCCGACAGCAACAAGCCTGCTCATTTTTACCTTAACAGTGCGCCGGCACATACCGGCTACCCCAGCAAACATATTACTTTTGATATTGCTAAAAAAGTAGAAGCCGGCACAGCCGAAGAAGGTAACGTTAGGGTAATTAATCAATTAATCCACCCGGCTATCCTCGAAACTTGTCAGCTGCTTATGGGCCTTACCGAACTGGCGCCCGGCAGTATGTGGAACACTATGCCTACCCACACCCACGACCGCCGTATGGAGGCTTACCTTTATTTTAATATTGATAACGAAAAGCAAGTAGTTTTCCATATGATGGGCGAACCGCACGAACTTAAGCAAATTGTGGTGCGCGATAGGCAGGTGGTTTTTTCGCCGTCGTGGTCTATCCACAGCGGTGTAGGCACCCGCAACTACAGTTTTATTTGGGGTATGGTGGGTGAAAACCAAGTTTTTACCGACATGGACCACTTAAGTTTTGATAAATTAGGCTAG
- the uxaC gene encoding glucuronate isomerase translates to MKPFLDKDFLLQTEAAKTLYHKYAAKMPIFDYHCHLNPKEIWEDKSYADLAELWLGGDHYKWRLMRACGVPEEIVTGKTTDGKEKFTHFVKAIEKSIGNPVYHWSHLELQRFFNINLPLISENIDAIWEEANKQLKDPAFTARRLIERSNVTALCTTDDPADSLEYHQKIRDEGKFKVKVLPTFRPDKAIYFNNPVFFGPWLEALEKVSGKKVNSFAGLKQILTERIDFFHSLGCRVSDHALDPVVYQEATEAEAEAALTKVLAGKTTELTESEIKAYQSRIMLFLGNEYHKRGWVMQLHLGVNRNNNSAKFAKLGADTGFDAIGDKVFAKDLVMLLDALNTANSLPKTILYSLNDRENMVLSTIAGCFQGESFGKMQLGSAWWFNDHKTGMEKQIIDLANSGVLGSFVGMLTDSRSFISYPRHEYFRRILCNMVGTWAENGEIHFDEKKIGAMIEDICYNNVIKYVNI, encoded by the coding sequence ATGAAACCATTTTTAGACAAAGATTTTTTATTACAAACCGAAGCGGCAAAGACGCTGTATCATAAATATGCAGCTAAAATGCCCATTTTTGATTATCATTGCCATTTAAACCCCAAAGAAATTTGGGAAGATAAAAGTTACGCCGATTTAGCCGAGTTATGGCTGGGCGGCGACCACTATAAATGGCGTTTAATGCGCGCTTGCGGTGTACCCGAAGAGATTGTAACCGGTAAAACCACCGATGGCAAAGAAAAATTTACCCACTTTGTTAAAGCCATCGAAAAAAGTATTGGCAACCCGGTTTACCACTGGAGCCACCTCGAGCTACAACGTTTTTTTAACATTAACCTGCCTTTAATTAGCGAAAATATCGACGCTATTTGGGAAGAGGCCAACAAACAATTAAAAGACCCTGCTTTTACTGCTCGCCGCTTAATCGAGCGCAGCAATGTAACGGCCCTGTGCACTACCGATGACCCGGCCGATAGCTTAGAGTATCACCAAAAAATCCGTGATGAAGGTAAATTTAAGGTAAAGGTGCTGCCTACCTTTAGGCCCGATAAGGCTATTTACTTTAACAACCCCGTCTTTTTTGGCCCGTGGCTTGAGGCGCTGGAGAAAGTTAGCGGTAAAAAGGTAAACAGCTTTGCCGGTTTAAAGCAGATATTAACTGAACGTATCGACTTTTTCCACAGCTTAGGCTGCCGTGTGAGCGACCATGCCCTCGACCCTGTGGTTTATCAAGAAGCTACAGAGGCCGAAGCCGAAGCCGCCCTAACCAAAGTGTTAGCCGGTAAAACTACCGAATTAACCGAAAGCGAAATTAAAGCCTACCAAAGCCGCATTATGTTGTTTTTAGGTAACGAGTACCACAAACGCGGCTGGGTTATGCAGCTGCATTTAGGCGTAAACCGCAACAATAATAGCGCTAAGTTTGCTAAACTTGGGGCCGATACCGGTTTTGACGCCATTGGCGATAAAGTATTTGCCAAAGATTTAGTTATGCTGTTAGACGCTTTAAATACGGCTAACAGCCTGCCAAAAACTATTTTGTACTCTTTAAACGATAGGGAAAATATGGTATTATCTACCATCGCTGGTTGTTTTCAGGGCGAAAGTTTTGGTAAAATGCAGCTGGGCAGTGCGTGGTGGTTTAATGACCATAAAACCGGCATGGAAAAGCAAATTATCGACCTTGCCAACAGCGGCGTGCTGGGCAGCTTTGTGGGTATGCTTACCGATAGCCGCAGCTTTATTAGCTACCCGCGCCACGAATATTTTAGGCGCATTTTGTGTAATATGGTGGGCACGTGGGCCGAAAACGGCGAAATACACTTTGATGAGAAAAAAATTGGTGCCATGATAGAGGATATTTGCTATAATAATGTTATTAAATATGTAAATATATAG
- a CDS encoding restriction endonuclease, translated as MEALFIILPVAIVIIVIAVIMAVKKDGGKPQKNNSKQTQVARHKVLADEAKKRLTANPHDLEAAQKVADIFYAEKNYTEAFKYYSIIIDTIEKQPSLASNINLHPIRVTAGLTALKLKKYDEAHKLLSLAFASKKDFNVDLLLGLGELEYYRKAYDKAVYYFQFVLKYFKENTTARQFLGYIYYKQHKYNDTVAMLREVLPHEADNKELIFTLANAYNELNKADNALKLFTHLLNDNTYGAASALYAGSILFKAQKYDFAANIFINGLKHTNIRTEVMLELRYRLAQTYFKQNHIDKALALFYIIRTINPSYKNVSAEIERYSELAANKNFNIYLSANATDFSVLCRKIIPVIFKKAKIKISNVNAERSDYIDIMADVKTDKLDDNILFRFYRVDNLVIEEQKLRDLDNIMRKNRQINRSFALCAGTFSSSASTYVEARLIELINRQELMQLLSKVTG; from the coding sequence ATGGAAGCTTTGTTTATTATTTTGCCTGTAGCAATCGTTATTATTGTAATTGCTGTTATTATGGCGGTAAAAAAAGATGGCGGTAAACCCCAAAAGAATAATAGTAAGCAAACTCAGGTGGCACGGCATAAAGTTTTGGCCGATGAAGCCAAAAAACGCCTAACGGCTAACCCACACGATTTAGAGGCCGCACAAAAAGTTGCCGATATTTTTTATGCTGAAAAAAATTATACCGAAGCCTTTAAATATTATTCTATTATTATAGATACGATAGAAAAACAACCTAGCCTAGCAAGTAACATTAATTTGCACCCTATTAGGGTAACTGCCGGTTTAACCGCTTTAAAATTAAAAAAATACGATGAGGCTCATAAACTTTTATCACTAGCTTTTGCCTCTAAAAAAGATTTTAATGTAGATTTACTCTTAGGCTTAGGGGAATTAGAGTATTATCGTAAAGCCTACGATAAAGCCGTTTACTACTTTCAATTTGTGCTTAAATATTTTAAGGAAAATACGACGGCGCGCCAATTTTTAGGTTATATTTATTATAAACAGCATAAATATAACGATACCGTTGCTATGCTGCGCGAAGTTTTACCTCACGAAGCCGACAATAAAGAGCTTATTTTTACCTTAGCTAATGCTTATAATGAATTAAATAAAGCCGACAATGCCTTAAAACTTTTTACCCACTTGCTTAACGATAACACTTATGGGGCAGCTTCGGCCCTTTATGCCGGCTCTATCCTTTTTAAAGCACAAAAATACGATTTTGCCGCCAATATCTTTATTAATGGACTTAAGCATACCAACATTCGCACCGAAGTTATGCTGGAGCTTAGGTACCGCCTAGCGCAAACTTATTTTAAACAAAATCACATCGATAAAGCGTTAGCCTTATTTTATATTATCAGAACCATTAACCCCAGTTATAAAAATGTTAGCGCCGAGATAGAACGTTACAGCGAGCTTGCTGCCAATAAAAATTTTAATATTTATTTAAGTGCTAACGCTACCGATTTTTCTGTCCTTTGCCGTAAAATTATACCGGTTATCTTTAAGAAAGCCAAAATTAAAATAAGTAATGTTAACGCCGAACGCAGCGACTATATTGATATTATGGCCGATGTAAAAACCGATAAACTAGATGATAACATTTTGTTTCGTTTTTACCGTGTCGATAACCTTGTTATTGAAGAGCAAAAATTGCGTGATTTAGATAACATAATGCGTAAAAACCGGCAAATAAACCGCTCTTTTGCCCTTTGTGCCGGCACTTTTTCCTCGTCGGCGTCAACTTATGTAGAAGCCCGGCTTATCGAGCTTATTAACAGGCAAGAACTTATGCAATTACTCTCCAAAGTTACCGGCTAG
- a CDS encoding sugar kinase: MMKIRDEKDCRWDIVSLGEIMLRFDPGEGRVKTARSFRVSEGGGEYNVARGLHRCFGKRAAVVTGIPRNDVGYLLEDLLKQGGVDLRHVKWFDYDGIGRNVRVGLNFTERGFGIRGALGVSDRANSGAAKLKVGAIDWNQIFKVEGARWFHTGGIFAALSDTTPDVVIEALKCAKENGVMTSYDLNYRPSLWKAIGGTEKSQQINREIAKYVDVMIGNEEDFSAALGFEVEGISENITGIETASFKKMIEKVKVAYPNFKAIANTLRDVHTANDNDWSALLWVNDGQGGVFYESTKFNHLDIMDRVGGGDSFASGLIYGFLSGKTPQEAVNYGVAHGALAMTTPGDTSMASLKEVEGILAGAGARVQR, encoded by the coding sequence ATGATGAAAATTCGTGATGAAAAAGATTGCCGCTGGGATATTGTTAGTTTAGGCGAAATTATGCTGCGCTTCGATCCGGGCGAAGGCCGCGTAAAAACTGCCCGCAGTTTTAGGGTAAGCGAAGGCGGCGGCGAGTACAATGTGGCCCGCGGCTTGCACCGCTGCTTTGGCAAACGCGCCGCTGTAGTTACCGGTATTCCCCGTAACGATGTGGGTTATTTACTTGAAGACCTGCTTAAACAAGGCGGTGTAGACCTTCGCCATGTTAAGTGGTTTGATTATGACGGTATCGGCCGTAATGTACGCGTGGGTTTAAACTTTACCGAACGCGGTTTTGGTATCCGCGGTGCACTTGGGGTGAGCGACCGTGCCAACAGCGGCGCCGCTAAACTTAAAGTGGGCGCTATCGATTGGAACCAAATTTTTAAAGTAGAAGGCGCTAGATGGTTTCATACCGGCGGTATCTTTGCTGCTTTATCCGATACCACCCCCGATGTAGTTATCGAGGCCCTAAAATGTGCCAAAGAAAACGGTGTAATGACCAGCTACGACCTTAACTACCGCCCATCATTATGGAAAGCCATTGGCGGTACCGAAAAGAGCCAGCAAATTAACCGCGAAATTGCCAAATACGTTGACGTAATGATTGGTAACGAAGAAGATTTTAGTGCGGCGCTTGGTTTTGAGGTGGAAGGTATCAGCGAAAATATTACCGGTATCGAAACTGCCAGCTTTAAAAAGATGATAGAAAAAGTTAAGGTAGCCTATCCTAACTTTAAGGCCATTGCCAACACCTTGCGTGATGTACACACCGCCAACGATAACGATTGGTCGGCTTTATTATGGGTAAACGACGGACAAGGCGGCGTTTTTTACGAAAGCACCAAATTTAACCACCTTGATATTATGGACCGCGTTGGCGGCGGCGACAGCTTTGCCAGCGGCCTGATTTATGGCTTTTTAAGCGGCAAAACCCCGCAAGAGGCCGTTAATTACGGTGTGGCTCACGGCGCTTTAGCTATGACTACCCCGGGCGATACCAGTATGGCCAGTCTAAAAGAGGTAGAGGGCATTTTGGCGGGTGCAGGCGCACGTGTGCAAAGATAG
- the lptB gene encoding LPS export ABC transporter ATP-binding protein, with protein sequence MAQLKIVKLCKKYKKRQVVDNISFNVESGQIVSLLGPNGAGKTTTFYMVAGLIKAGSGEVFFDDINISKMPIYKRAVTGIIYLPQEHSIFRGLTVRNNLLAVLERRKELSAAEKIKLCDELLDELEITRIQHQLGNTLSGGETRRTEIARAMAMSPKFLLLDEPFAGVDPIAIGSISLTISFLAKEKNVGVLITDHNASATLRVSDYTHIVYQGKIMTSGASDEIKSDEKALTYYLGHGNL encoded by the coding sequence ATGGCACAGTTAAAGATAGTAAAGCTTTGTAAAAAATATAAAAAGCGGCAAGTGGTAGATAATATTAGCTTTAATGTAGAGAGCGGCCAAATTGTTTCGCTTTTAGGCCCTAATGGGGCCGGTAAAACCACTACTTTTTATATGGTGGCCGGTTTAATTAAGGCCGGCAGCGGCGAGGTTTTTTTTGATGATATAAATATTAGCAAAATGCCTATTTATAAACGTGCCGTTACCGGCATCATTTACCTGCCGCAAGAGCACTCCATCTTTAGGGGCTTAACGGTACGTAATAATTTATTAGCCGTGCTGGAGCGGCGTAAAGAGTTATCGGCCGCCGAAAAAATTAAGTTATGTGATGAGTTATTAGATGAGCTGGAAATTACACGTATTCAGCATCAGTTAGGAAACACTTTATCGGGCGGCGAAACCCGCCGTACCGAGATAGCCCGGGCTATGGCCATGAGCCCTAAGTTTTTACTGCTTGACGAACCTTTTGCGGGGGTAGACCCTATTGCCATTGGCTCTATCAGCCTTACCATTAGTTTTTTAGCCAAAGAAAAAAATGTGGGTGTTTTAATAACCGACCATAACGCCAGCGCCACCTTAAGGGTAAGTGATTATACGCATATTGTTTATCAGGGTAAAATTATGACTTCTGGGGCCAGTGATGAAATTAAAAGCGATGAAAAAGCTTTAACTTATTATTTAGGGCATGGTAATTTATAG
- the kduD gene encoding 2-dehydro-3-deoxy-D-gluconate 5-dehydrogenase KduD translates to MKLFDLTGKVAIVTGSNQGLGQGYAIALAEAGADIVGVSIAPSTETAAEVAKFGRKFLDLSVNLMDMSKLEGVITEAVKAFGKVDILVNNAGMIRRADLVDFSEKDWDDVMDLNLKSVFLLSQAFVRQLLKQGTGGKIVNIASMLSFQGGIRVPSYAASKGGIASLTKAFANELANKGITCNAIAPGYFATENTAPLRADAARDKAILERIPAGRWGTASDLMGGVIFLSSSASDYVNGHILAIDGGWLAR, encoded by the coding sequence ATGAAATTATTCGATTTAACCGGCAAAGTTGCCATTGTAACTGGGAGTAATCAAGGGCTTGGTCAAGGTTACGCTATTGCTTTAGCCGAAGCTGGGGCCGATATAGTTGGGGTAAGCATTGCTCCAAGTACCGAAACTGCCGCCGAAGTGGCCAAGTTTGGCCGTAAATTTTTAGACCTTTCGGTCAATTTAATGGATATGTCTAAGTTGGAAGGTGTTATCACGGAGGCCGTTAAAGCTTTTGGCAAAGTTGATATTTTGGTAAACAATGCCGGTATGATTAGGCGTGCCGATTTAGTTGATTTTAGCGAAAAAGATTGGGACGATGTAATGGACCTTAACTTAAAAAGCGTCTTTTTACTAAGCCAAGCCTTTGTTAGGCAGCTTCTTAAACAAGGTACCGGCGGTAAAATCGTAAACATTGCCAGTATGCTAAGCTTTCAGGGTGGTATTAGGGTGCCTAGTTATGCGGCCAGTAAAGGTGGTATCGCCAGCCTTACCAAAGCTTTTGCCAACGAATTAGCCAATAAAGGCATTACCTGTAACGCTATCGCACCCGGTTATTTTGCTACCGAAAATACCGCCCCGCTGCGTGCCGATGCAGCGCGTGATAAAGCTATCCTAGAACGTATTCCGGCCGGCCGTTGGGGAACAGCCAGCGATTTAATGGGCGGCGTTATCTTTTTGTCTAGCAGCGCCAGCGATTATGTAAACGGCCACATTTTAGCGATTGACGGCGGTTGGTTAGCTCGCTAA
- the eda gene encoding bifunctional 4-hydroxy-2-oxoglutarate aldolase/2-dehydro-3-deoxy-phosphogluconate aldolase, with translation MSDAMDKLGAAGLLPVIKIDNVADAVPLSKALLAGNLPVAEITFRTDAAEGAIAAIHKELPEMILGAGTVLTTEQADRAIGAGASYIVSPGLNPKVVEHCLKKGVPVTPGVTSPTEVELAMSLGLKLIKFFPAEQSGGLDMLKTFATVYGNVKFIPTGGISAKNLAAYAKATNVHAVGGSWMVTPELINGKKWDKITELATEAVAVLHGFHVGHVGINHTDEVAANSTMDILGKLFGLKKVDGNSAMFAANALGNQFELMKKMFLGKNGHIAIMCNNVDRACALLAKQGITFNEETRKGDAFGTKVVYLNEEIAGFALHLSRV, from the coding sequence ATGAGCGATGCAATGGATAAACTGGGAGCCGCCGGCCTGCTGCCAGTAATTAAAATAGATAACGTGGCCGATGCCGTACCGCTGAGCAAAGCCCTACTCGCCGGTAACTTACCGGTGGCCGAAATTACCTTCCGCACCGATGCTGCCGAAGGGGCCATAGCGGCTATTCACAAAGAGCTGCCCGAAATGATTTTGGGCGCTGGTACCGTACTTACCACCGAACAAGCCGACCGTGCCATTGGCGCCGGCGCCAGCTACATTGTTAGTCCGGGCCTTAACCCCAAAGTGGTAGAGCACTGCCTTAAAAAAGGCGTACCGGTTACCCCCGGCGTTACCAGCCCCACAGAGGTAGAGTTGGCGATGAGCTTAGGGTTAAAACTTATTAAATTTTTTCCGGCCGAGCAATCGGGCGGGTTGGATATGCTTAAAACCTTTGCCACCGTTTATGGTAATGTAAAATTTATCCCTACCGGCGGCATTAGCGCTAAAAATTTGGCTGCTTATGCTAAAGCCACCAATGTGCACGCCGTTGGCGGCAGCTGGATGGTAACGCCCGAGCTGATTAACGGTAAAAAATGGGATAAAATTACCGAACTAGCCACCGAAGCCGTTGCCGTGTTACACGGTTTTCACGTAGGCCACGTAGGTATTAACCACACCGATGAAGTTGCCGCTAACAGCACGATGGATATACTGGGTAAGTTGTTTGGCCTTAAAAAAGTTGATGGTAACAGTGCAATGTTTGCCGCTAATGCGCTTGGTAACCAATTTGAATTAATGAAAAAGATGTTTTTAGGTAAAAACGGCCACATCGCCATTATGTGTAACAATGTTGACCGTGCTTGCGCTTTGTTAGCCAAACAAGGCATTACCTTTAACGAAGAAACCCGCAAGGGCGATGCCTTTGGCACTAAAGTTGTTTACTTAAACGAAGAAATTGCCGGCTTTGCCTTACATTTAAGCCGCGTGTAA
- a CDS encoding Uma2 family endonuclease, with amino-acid sequence MSNEAPSPRYYTTEEYFGLPFNEQLTELEDGILTMSPSPVPSHARIQSNIIVQLGNYLRHKNCELFSELDVKLFDDEDIIYRPDIIVVCSPSKIGERCIEGAPDLVIEIGSPATLKHDLGKKRLNYERAGVREYWVIRNPYWVYTYILGADGTYTETVYKDQPTIKLSIFDLTIDFGYLQK; translated from the coding sequence ATGAGTAATGAAGCGCCAAGCCCTCGCTATTATACCACCGAAGAATATTTTGGTTTGCCCTTTAATGAACAGCTAACCGAGTTAGAAGATGGTATACTCACTATGAGCCCATCTCCCGTGCCTAGCCATGCCAGAATTCAAAGTAATATTATTGTACAACTAGGTAACTATTTGCGCCATAAAAATTGTGAACTTTTCTCGGAGCTAGATGTTAAGCTCTTTGATGATGAAGATATTATTTACCGCCCCGATATTATTGTGGTATGCAGCCCCAGCAAAATTGGCGAGCGTTGCATTGAGGGCGCTCCAGATTTAGTCATCGAAATAGGCTCACCCGCTACCCTAAAGCACGATTTGGGTAAAAAGCGTTTAAACTATGAACGCGCCGGTGTGCGTGAATACTGGGTAATACGTAACCCCTACTGGGTATATACCTATATTTTAGGTGCAGACGGAACTTATACTGAAACCGTTTATAAAGACCAACCTACTATTAAACTATCTATCTTTGATTTAACCATTGATTTTGGGTATTTGCAAAAATAA
- a CDS encoding coenzyme F420-0:L-glutamate ligase yields MRVIGTKALGLRTPIIREGDDLVNIVSKSLEEAIKYENVIINDGDVIGVTEAVLARAQGNYATTHQIAAGVKTAFAGDHIGVVFPILSRNRFAMLLKGIAKAKNKVTVLLNYPADEVGNQLVAWEDVESKGLNPYLNALNESEYRKFFGEPKHRFTGIDYLSYYKSLGDNIEIILCANPKEILKYTDEVIVADIHTRFRTKKALLEAGAKKVIGLDELLTSPVDGSGFNEMYGLLGSNKASEERVKLFPRDGEAFVQKLQASLKKLTGKHIEVMVYGDGGFKDPVGGIWELADPVISPAFTAGLAGTPNELKLKYLADNDFANLSGEEAGKAIEEAINAKAGRSQMGKMESEGTTPRQLTDLLGSLCDLMSGSGDKGTPVVLIQGYFDNYASK; encoded by the coding sequence ATGAGAGTAATTGGAACAAAGGCCTTAGGGTTAAGAACACCTATTATCCGTGAGGGTGATGATTTAGTTAATATAGTTAGCAAATCTTTAGAAGAAGCTATTAAATACGAAAATGTTATTATTAACGACGGAGATGTTATTGGTGTAACCGAAGCCGTACTGGCACGTGCGCAGGGGAATTACGCTACCACCCACCAAATTGCTGCCGGTGTTAAAACGGCTTTTGCCGGAGACCATATCGGAGTGGTTTTTCCTATTTTAAGCCGTAATCGTTTTGCTATGCTTTTAAAAGGTATTGCTAAAGCCAAAAATAAAGTTACGGTTTTACTTAATTACCCCGCAGACGAAGTGGGTAATCAGCTTGTTGCATGGGAAGATGTAGAGAGCAAAGGTTTAAACCCCTATTTAAATGCTTTAAACGAAAGTGAATACCGTAAATTTTTTGGTGAACCTAAGCATAGATTTACAGGAATAGATTATCTTTCTTATTATAAATCACTGGGGGATAACATCGAAATTATTCTGTGTGCCAACCCCAAAGAGATATTAAAATACACCGATGAGGTGATTGTGGCCGATATTCATACCAGATTTAGAACCAAAAAAGCCTTACTGGAGGCAGGAGCCAAAAAAGTTATTGGTCTTGATGAGCTCTTAACCAGCCCCGTTGATGGTAGTGGTTTTAATGAAATGTACGGCCTGCTGGGTTCAAATAAAGCCAGTGAGGAGCGGGTTAAATTGTTCCCCAGAGACGGTGAAGCCTTTGTGCAAAAGTTACAGGCTAGTTTAAAAAAACTTACCGGCAAGCATATAGAGGTAATGGTTTATGGTGATGGTGGTTTTAAAGACCCTGTCGGTGGTATTTGGGAGCTGGCCGACCCGGTAATTTCTCCGGCATTTACTGCCGGCTTAGCAGGAACACCCAATGAGTTAAAGCTTAAATATTTAGCCGATAATGATTTTGCTAATCTTTCTGGGGAAGAGGCTGGTAAGGCTATTGAAGAGGCGATTAATGCGAAAGCCGGGCGTAGTCAAATGGGGAAGATGGAATCGGAGGGGACTACACCAAGACAACTTACCGATTTACTGGGCAGCCTTTGTGATTTAATGAGCGGCAGCGGGGATAAAGGTACGCCGGTGGTACTCATTCAAGGCTATTTTGATAATTATGCGAGTAAGTAA